The following are encoded together in the Lepidochelys kempii isolate rLepKem1 chromosome 7, rLepKem1.hap2, whole genome shotgun sequence genome:
- the LOC140914912 gene encoding zinc finger protein 518A-like isoform X1, translating to MPSEKEQIFCDKKPTTLQDNDAKKLCVCIPDNAVEKVLVNDTRSVMPPPLILDVNLSYGLKNVKIDLPKVNIPNEVVLKHEVDRFRKLFQCKQQTARKSLSQEKVNGSHLNCSESYNLQSKPEVQFEEEGLKTSAKILNFTCTKCRDKIRYSPNDLQKHFQLLHYGELPSYPCEMCNFSANDFQLFKQHRRIHRSTLVKCEICNDEHIYTLLDLTKHFTSKHCINGHFQCEKCGFSTRDVGTFVQHIHRHNEIQYKCGKCHHVSFTKGEFQEHLLVHTGAFPFSCQYCNYSAPRKDYLLKHVIALHRDHLYAKDKLEKDKCEKRIVKTPAGLKLILRRYKTGASRKALWRRKKINNGNDKTEEQNAQVLRNLNKIQAKSEELNQSVKELHMNEEKDQIIHNEKHNLQGGTLSPITMQYNKAEDGSSFGLGLLKNAVHGPTVLMVKNNKISVPANYSAKFMGFKMVDGKQHIVIKLLPTNKQNVYLSGQKSDASADSLLQTADTFGLSSGATSHVTNHQTLKNNSVHPLTSTPFSFSTPCSGNAKAEKQNNTLSHGKNISQTVESPTVVIGKNATHLPMKPASTAPPYDLVTKVGTRGSVLSWENCIAHSRPQVLSPTVTNTLHYDPMKMPFPTEFKTQNGGVSNNSGPNHLYYPSVDSSNQGLLPFHNYSKIDSSDNPCSIWMPTDDKPKDFMSSKMFLLQNRLRSDSTASFSQSARGLNPEKCVSSQLNINSVYGHVNTKNNSLSSRNQSKCAIDRQCFTEKWHGGNKQYLDTNINQVFENVAEKSKAENISDCSNSSLMPKITSVFSLHSKQASNYLSPEVNQLLQDVLKVKSTTQQESHNKLNTCIKLHCDQSFSCHQTDSKTFTHLKDSTACSLASSSNVGVHMSKRELNMKCSTESEGICFGKERQASMTSLDAEEMDKLSRTASVGTLLKTHTDAIITQQLVKDRMRSTTQNPSGFSPVLPEQKKTLLVQSPPPGFLVPLHLANQPSLQVVSGKPLPSASSSDVHLTKSIPASFLLNKGPGMILTFSNGTLGTVTNVTGNSSQLLGRVASKEYGKITVPTSKTELKNDSVRSVSNSSGVSTASDEAVSDLSNSVPFKAPLLITNSADSSMKGISSEKMLPEHHGMVFGSLESVKQQEIPQKQPVYALLPDGRQAVFLKCMTPNKPVVQKHNVVQDNAYNQNCQPKKTGAMQQKLLLKVKTSTSDATTDLKQSVSNSVPSLQLDKMQSFKSPALGKKQTILTSSDALFLPGRLMPANPSLAGSNCVLPVEPVHSTKPTGAWSQNCSINSRQAVIANKGNSYGSQKSTWNTRNKLSKVKPHLKQTGHKSSEAVVSQRNKNSKRKTKDDFQEPPRKKIMLHRKCKEKNQTEVVSKSSGPYRPRASKETVRTLKLLPFNSKQLVKCPRRNQPVVVLNHPDADVPEVVNVMKTIAKFKGHVLKVSLSKRTIDALLEPAYCNTLDIATEDLSRRRHRMIKPVSPVKERFVLKLTLKKTSKNNYQIVKTTFDNTLKANFSCWFCGRIFDNQDNWVGHGQRHLMEATRDWNSLV from the coding sequence atGCCATCTGAAAAGGAACAAATTTTTTGTGATAAAAAGCCAACTACTTTACAAGATAATGATGCAAAGAAACTTTGTGTTTGTATTCCAGATAATGCTGTGGAAAAAGTATTGGTGAATGATACTAGAAGTGTAATGCCTCCACCGCTGATTTTAGATGTCAATCTTTCTTATGGACTGAAAAATGTGAAAATTGATTTGCCCAAAGTGAACATTCCAAATGAAGTGGTATTGAaacatgaagttgatagattcaGAAAATTATTTCAGTGTAAACAGCAAACTGCAAGAAAATCTTTAAGTCAAGAGAAAGTAAATGGAAGTCATCTAAATTGTTCAGAGAGCTACAATTTGCAAAGTAAACCAGAAGTGCAGTTTGAAGAAGAGGGTTTGAAAACTTCAGCAAAGATACTGAATTTCACCTGTACAAaatgtagagacaaaattagaTATAGCCCAAATGATCTACAGAAACACTTTCAACTGTTACACTATGGAGAGTTGCCTTCGTATCCTTGTGAAATGTGCAATTTTTCAGCCAATGACTTCCAGTTGTTTAAACAACATCGCCGCATCCATCGCAGCACTTTAGTAAAATGTGAGATTTGTAATGATGAGCATATATATACCCTGTTGGACTTGACAAAACACTTCACATCAAAGCATTGTATAAATGGCCATTTTCAATGTGAAAAGTGTGGGTTTTCTACCCGAGATGTGGGCACATTTGTTCAGCACATTCATAGACATAATGAAATCCAATATAAATGTGGTAAATGCCATCATGTCAGCTTTACAAAAGGGGAGTTTCAGGAGCATCTTCTTGTTCACACTGGTGCATTTCCTTTCAGTTGTCAGTATTGCAACTATAGTGCACCACGGAAGGATTACCTTTTAAAGCATGTAATAGCTTTGCATAGAGATCACTTATATGCAAAAGATAAACTGGAGAAAGATAAATGTGAAAAAAGAATAGTAAAGACTCCAGCAGGGCTCAAGCTTATTTTGAGAAGGTACAAAACAGGAGCATCAAGGAAAGCACTTTGGAGACGGAAAAAGATTAACAATGGAAATGACAAAACTGAAGAGCAAAATGCACAAGTGCTTAGGAATTTGAATAAAATTCAAGCCAAATCTGAAGAGCTAAACCAGTCTGTGAAGGAGCTGCATATGAATGAAGAAAAAGATCAAATTATACATAATGAAAAGCATAATCTGCAAGGTGGAACATTGTCGCCTATCACCATGCAATACAACAAAGCAGAAGATGGGTCAAGTTTTGGTTTGGGATTATTGAAAAATGCTGTTCATGGACCTACAGTTCTGAtggtgaaaaataataaaatatctgTTCCAGCAAACTACAGTGCTAAATTTATGGGATTTAAGATGGTGGATGGAAAACAGCATATTGTAATAAAATTGTTGCCTACAAATAAACAGAATGTGTACTTATCGGGACAAAAATCTGATGCCTCAGCTGATTCTTTGCTACAAACTGCTGATACTTTTGGCTTGTCTTCAGGTGCTACATCACATGTAACTAATCATCAGACTCTGAAGAATAATTCTGTTCATCCATTAACCTCCACTCCATTTTCATTTTCTACTCCTTGTTCAGGAAACGcaaaagcagaaaaacaaaataatacttTATCACATGGTAAGAATATTTCTCAGACTGTAGAATCTCCCACTGTAGTTATAGGAAAGAATGCAACTCATTTGCCAATGAAGCCTGCATCAACTGCACCTCCATATGACTTGGTGACAAAAGTTGGAACTAGGGGTAGTGTTCTCTCATGGGAAAATTGTATTGCTCACAGTCGTCCTCAGGTATTATCTCCCACAGTTACAAATACACTTCATTATGACCCCATGAAAATGCCCTTCCCTActgaatttaaaacacaaaatggtGGAGTGAGCAATAACAGTGGACCTAATCATCTCTACTATCCATCAGTTGATTCATCTAACCAGGGACTACTGCCTTTTCATAATTACTCTAAAATAGACTCTTCAGATAATCCATGTAGCATTTGGATGCCAACAGATGACAAACCTAAAGACTTTATGTCCAGCAAAATGTTTCTTCTTCAAAACCGCTTGAGAAGTGACTCTACAGCCTCATTTTCACAGTCAGCGAGAGGCCTAAATCCTGAAAAATGTGTATCATCCCAGTTAAATATTAATTCAGTTTATGGACATGTAAACACTAAGAATAATTCTTTGTCTTCAAGAAACCAATCTAAATGTGCTATTGACAGACAGTGTTTTACAGAAAAATGGCATGGTGGTAACAAACAGTATTTGGACACTAATATAAACCAAGTGTTTGAAAATGTAGCTGAGAAATCtaaagcagaaaatatttcaGATTGTTCTAATTCATCCCTTATGCCTAAAATCACATCAGTTTTCTCATTACATAGTAAACAGGCATCCAATTATTTGTCACCTGAAGTAAACCAATTACTTCAAGACGTGCTAAAAGTAAAATCAACTACTCAGCAAGAATCTCACAATAAGTTAAATACATGCATAAAACTTCATTGTGATCAGTCATTTTCATGTCATCAGACAGACAGTAAAACTTTTACACACTTAAAGGACTCAACTGCATGTAGTTTAGCCAGTTCTTCTAATGTAGGTGTTCATATGTCTAAGAGAGAGCTGAACATGAAATGTAGCACAGAAAGTGAAGGTATATGTTTTGGGAAAGAAAGACAGGCATCAATGACATCACTTGATGCAGAAGAAATGGATAAGTTATCTAGAACTGCGAGTGTTGGTACATTGCTTAAAACTCATACTGATGCAATCATAACACAGCAGCTGGTAAAAGATAGGATGCGATCTACAACCCAGAATCCTAGCGGCTTCTCACCAGTTCTTCCAGAACAGAAGAAAACACTTCTAGTTCAGTCACCTCCACCAGGATTTCTTGTACCTTTGCATCTTGCTAACCAACCAAGCTTACAAGTTGTTTCAGGAAAACCTCTCCCATCAGCGAGTTCATCAGATGTTCATTTGACTAAAAGCATACCTGCAtcctttcttttaaataaaggACCTGGAATGATATTGACATTTAGTAACGGGACACTTGGTACAGTTACAAATGTCACTGGTAATAGCTCTCAGCTTTTAGGGAGAGTTGCATCTAAAGAGTATGGTAAAATAACAGTACCGACTTCAAAGACCGAATTGAAAAATGACAGTGTTAGAAGTGTAAGTAATTCCTCTGGTGTTAGCACTGCATCTGATGAGGCAGTAAGTGATTTGTCAAATAGCGTGCCATTCAAAGCACCTCTTTTAATTACAAATTCAGCTGATTCTTCTATGAAAGGAATTTCTTCTGAAAAAATGTTACCAGAACATCATGGCATGGTGTTTGGTTCCTTGGAGTCAGTAAAACAACAGGAGATTCCACAGAAGCAGCCTGTTTATGCGCTTTTGCCTGATGGACGACAGGCAGTTTTTCTGAAATGTATGACGCCAAACAAGCCTGTGGTTCAGAAACATAATGTTGTTCAAGATAATGCTTATAATCAAAATTGTCAACCAAAGAAAACTGGAGCCATGCAACAAAAGCTTTTGCTGAAAGTTAAGACCTCTACTTCTGATGCAACTACTGATCTAAAACAATCAGTTAGCAACTCGGTGCCCTCACTACAATTGGATAAAATGCAGTCCTTTAAAAGTCCTGCACTAGGGAAGAAACAGACTATTCTTACTTCTAGTGATGCCTTATTTTTACCAGGTAGATTGATGCCAGCAAATCCCTCTTTGGCAGGCTCTAATTGTGTACTTCCTGTAGAACCTGTACATTCCACCAAGCCTACAGGGGCATGGTCGCAAAACTGTTCAATTAATTCTAGACAAGCAGTAATTGCTAACAAAGGGAATAGTTATGGTAGTCAAAAGTCCACGTGGAACACCAGAAACAAACTTTCAAAAGTCAAACCTCACTTAAAACAAACTGGTCATAAAAGTTCAGAAGCTGTGGTTTCACAAAGAAACAAGAATTCCAAACGAAAAACTAAGGATGATTTCCAGGAACCCCCTAGAAAGAAAATAATGTTGCACAGGAAGTGCAAAGAAAAGAATCAAACTGAAGTTGTTAGCAAATCAAGTGGCCCTTACAGACCAAGGGCATCAAAGGAAACTGTGAGGACTTTGAAACTACTTCCTTTTAATTCTAAACAACTTGTAAAATGTCCTCGGAGAAATCAGCCAGTTGTAGTACTGAACCATCCTGATGCAGACGTTCCAGAAGTTGTAAATGTAATGAAAACTATTGCTAAATTTAAAGGACATGTTCTTAAGGTGTCATTGTCAAAAAGAACTATTGATGCTCTTCTGGAACCGGCATACTGCAATACTTTGGACATTGCTACTGAGGATCTCTCTCGAAGGAGGCACAGGATGATAAAACCTGTTAGTCCTGTAAAAGAAAGATTTGTGTTAAAATTAACACTGAAAAAGACAAGCAAAAACAATTATCAGATTGTGAAAACTACCTTTGATAATACCTTGAAAGCTAACTTTAGCTGCTGGTTTTGTGGTAGGATATTTGACAATCAAGATAATTGGGTAGGGCACGGACAGAGACATTTGATGGAAGCTACTCGAGACTGGAATTCATTAGTATAA
- the LOC140914912 gene encoding zinc finger protein 518A-like isoform X2 yields the protein MPPPLILDVNLSYGLKNVKIDLPKVNIPNEVVLKHEVDRFRKLFQCKQQTARKSLSQEKVNGSHLNCSESYNLQSKPEVQFEEEGLKTSAKILNFTCTKCRDKIRYSPNDLQKHFQLLHYGELPSYPCEMCNFSANDFQLFKQHRRIHRSTLVKCEICNDEHIYTLLDLTKHFTSKHCINGHFQCEKCGFSTRDVGTFVQHIHRHNEIQYKCGKCHHVSFTKGEFQEHLLVHTGAFPFSCQYCNYSAPRKDYLLKHVIALHRDHLYAKDKLEKDKCEKRIVKTPAGLKLILRRYKTGASRKALWRRKKINNGNDKTEEQNAQVLRNLNKIQAKSEELNQSVKELHMNEEKDQIIHNEKHNLQGGTLSPITMQYNKAEDGSSFGLGLLKNAVHGPTVLMVKNNKISVPANYSAKFMGFKMVDGKQHIVIKLLPTNKQNVYLSGQKSDASADSLLQTADTFGLSSGATSHVTNHQTLKNNSVHPLTSTPFSFSTPCSGNAKAEKQNNTLSHGKNISQTVESPTVVIGKNATHLPMKPASTAPPYDLVTKVGTRGSVLSWENCIAHSRPQVLSPTVTNTLHYDPMKMPFPTEFKTQNGGVSNNSGPNHLYYPSVDSSNQGLLPFHNYSKIDSSDNPCSIWMPTDDKPKDFMSSKMFLLQNRLRSDSTASFSQSARGLNPEKCVSSQLNINSVYGHVNTKNNSLSSRNQSKCAIDRQCFTEKWHGGNKQYLDTNINQVFENVAEKSKAENISDCSNSSLMPKITSVFSLHSKQASNYLSPEVNQLLQDVLKVKSTTQQESHNKLNTCIKLHCDQSFSCHQTDSKTFTHLKDSTACSLASSSNVGVHMSKRELNMKCSTESEGICFGKERQASMTSLDAEEMDKLSRTASVGTLLKTHTDAIITQQLVKDRMRSTTQNPSGFSPVLPEQKKTLLVQSPPPGFLVPLHLANQPSLQVVSGKPLPSASSSDVHLTKSIPASFLLNKGPGMILTFSNGTLGTVTNVTGNSSQLLGRVASKEYGKITVPTSKTELKNDSVRSVSNSSGVSTASDEAVSDLSNSVPFKAPLLITNSADSSMKGISSEKMLPEHHGMVFGSLESVKQQEIPQKQPVYALLPDGRQAVFLKCMTPNKPVVQKHNVVQDNAYNQNCQPKKTGAMQQKLLLKVKTSTSDATTDLKQSVSNSVPSLQLDKMQSFKSPALGKKQTILTSSDALFLPGRLMPANPSLAGSNCVLPVEPVHSTKPTGAWSQNCSINSRQAVIANKGNSYGSQKSTWNTRNKLSKVKPHLKQTGHKSSEAVVSQRNKNSKRKTKDDFQEPPRKKIMLHRKCKEKNQTEVVSKSSGPYRPRASKETVRTLKLLPFNSKQLVKCPRRNQPVVVLNHPDADVPEVVNVMKTIAKFKGHVLKVSLSKRTIDALLEPAYCNTLDIATEDLSRRRHRMIKPVSPVKERFVLKLTLKKTSKNNYQIVKTTFDNTLKANFSCWFCGRIFDNQDNWVGHGQRHLMEATRDWNSLV from the coding sequence ATGCCTCCACCGCTGATTTTAGATGTCAATCTTTCTTATGGACTGAAAAATGTGAAAATTGATTTGCCCAAAGTGAACATTCCAAATGAAGTGGTATTGAaacatgaagttgatagattcaGAAAATTATTTCAGTGTAAACAGCAAACTGCAAGAAAATCTTTAAGTCAAGAGAAAGTAAATGGAAGTCATCTAAATTGTTCAGAGAGCTACAATTTGCAAAGTAAACCAGAAGTGCAGTTTGAAGAAGAGGGTTTGAAAACTTCAGCAAAGATACTGAATTTCACCTGTACAAaatgtagagacaaaattagaTATAGCCCAAATGATCTACAGAAACACTTTCAACTGTTACACTATGGAGAGTTGCCTTCGTATCCTTGTGAAATGTGCAATTTTTCAGCCAATGACTTCCAGTTGTTTAAACAACATCGCCGCATCCATCGCAGCACTTTAGTAAAATGTGAGATTTGTAATGATGAGCATATATATACCCTGTTGGACTTGACAAAACACTTCACATCAAAGCATTGTATAAATGGCCATTTTCAATGTGAAAAGTGTGGGTTTTCTACCCGAGATGTGGGCACATTTGTTCAGCACATTCATAGACATAATGAAATCCAATATAAATGTGGTAAATGCCATCATGTCAGCTTTACAAAAGGGGAGTTTCAGGAGCATCTTCTTGTTCACACTGGTGCATTTCCTTTCAGTTGTCAGTATTGCAACTATAGTGCACCACGGAAGGATTACCTTTTAAAGCATGTAATAGCTTTGCATAGAGATCACTTATATGCAAAAGATAAACTGGAGAAAGATAAATGTGAAAAAAGAATAGTAAAGACTCCAGCAGGGCTCAAGCTTATTTTGAGAAGGTACAAAACAGGAGCATCAAGGAAAGCACTTTGGAGACGGAAAAAGATTAACAATGGAAATGACAAAACTGAAGAGCAAAATGCACAAGTGCTTAGGAATTTGAATAAAATTCAAGCCAAATCTGAAGAGCTAAACCAGTCTGTGAAGGAGCTGCATATGAATGAAGAAAAAGATCAAATTATACATAATGAAAAGCATAATCTGCAAGGTGGAACATTGTCGCCTATCACCATGCAATACAACAAAGCAGAAGATGGGTCAAGTTTTGGTTTGGGATTATTGAAAAATGCTGTTCATGGACCTACAGTTCTGAtggtgaaaaataataaaatatctgTTCCAGCAAACTACAGTGCTAAATTTATGGGATTTAAGATGGTGGATGGAAAACAGCATATTGTAATAAAATTGTTGCCTACAAATAAACAGAATGTGTACTTATCGGGACAAAAATCTGATGCCTCAGCTGATTCTTTGCTACAAACTGCTGATACTTTTGGCTTGTCTTCAGGTGCTACATCACATGTAACTAATCATCAGACTCTGAAGAATAATTCTGTTCATCCATTAACCTCCACTCCATTTTCATTTTCTACTCCTTGTTCAGGAAACGcaaaagcagaaaaacaaaataatacttTATCACATGGTAAGAATATTTCTCAGACTGTAGAATCTCCCACTGTAGTTATAGGAAAGAATGCAACTCATTTGCCAATGAAGCCTGCATCAACTGCACCTCCATATGACTTGGTGACAAAAGTTGGAACTAGGGGTAGTGTTCTCTCATGGGAAAATTGTATTGCTCACAGTCGTCCTCAGGTATTATCTCCCACAGTTACAAATACACTTCATTATGACCCCATGAAAATGCCCTTCCCTActgaatttaaaacacaaaatggtGGAGTGAGCAATAACAGTGGACCTAATCATCTCTACTATCCATCAGTTGATTCATCTAACCAGGGACTACTGCCTTTTCATAATTACTCTAAAATAGACTCTTCAGATAATCCATGTAGCATTTGGATGCCAACAGATGACAAACCTAAAGACTTTATGTCCAGCAAAATGTTTCTTCTTCAAAACCGCTTGAGAAGTGACTCTACAGCCTCATTTTCACAGTCAGCGAGAGGCCTAAATCCTGAAAAATGTGTATCATCCCAGTTAAATATTAATTCAGTTTATGGACATGTAAACACTAAGAATAATTCTTTGTCTTCAAGAAACCAATCTAAATGTGCTATTGACAGACAGTGTTTTACAGAAAAATGGCATGGTGGTAACAAACAGTATTTGGACACTAATATAAACCAAGTGTTTGAAAATGTAGCTGAGAAATCtaaagcagaaaatatttcaGATTGTTCTAATTCATCCCTTATGCCTAAAATCACATCAGTTTTCTCATTACATAGTAAACAGGCATCCAATTATTTGTCACCTGAAGTAAACCAATTACTTCAAGACGTGCTAAAAGTAAAATCAACTACTCAGCAAGAATCTCACAATAAGTTAAATACATGCATAAAACTTCATTGTGATCAGTCATTTTCATGTCATCAGACAGACAGTAAAACTTTTACACACTTAAAGGACTCAACTGCATGTAGTTTAGCCAGTTCTTCTAATGTAGGTGTTCATATGTCTAAGAGAGAGCTGAACATGAAATGTAGCACAGAAAGTGAAGGTATATGTTTTGGGAAAGAAAGACAGGCATCAATGACATCACTTGATGCAGAAGAAATGGATAAGTTATCTAGAACTGCGAGTGTTGGTACATTGCTTAAAACTCATACTGATGCAATCATAACACAGCAGCTGGTAAAAGATAGGATGCGATCTACAACCCAGAATCCTAGCGGCTTCTCACCAGTTCTTCCAGAACAGAAGAAAACACTTCTAGTTCAGTCACCTCCACCAGGATTTCTTGTACCTTTGCATCTTGCTAACCAACCAAGCTTACAAGTTGTTTCAGGAAAACCTCTCCCATCAGCGAGTTCATCAGATGTTCATTTGACTAAAAGCATACCTGCAtcctttcttttaaataaaggACCTGGAATGATATTGACATTTAGTAACGGGACACTTGGTACAGTTACAAATGTCACTGGTAATAGCTCTCAGCTTTTAGGGAGAGTTGCATCTAAAGAGTATGGTAAAATAACAGTACCGACTTCAAAGACCGAATTGAAAAATGACAGTGTTAGAAGTGTAAGTAATTCCTCTGGTGTTAGCACTGCATCTGATGAGGCAGTAAGTGATTTGTCAAATAGCGTGCCATTCAAAGCACCTCTTTTAATTACAAATTCAGCTGATTCTTCTATGAAAGGAATTTCTTCTGAAAAAATGTTACCAGAACATCATGGCATGGTGTTTGGTTCCTTGGAGTCAGTAAAACAACAGGAGATTCCACAGAAGCAGCCTGTTTATGCGCTTTTGCCTGATGGACGACAGGCAGTTTTTCTGAAATGTATGACGCCAAACAAGCCTGTGGTTCAGAAACATAATGTTGTTCAAGATAATGCTTATAATCAAAATTGTCAACCAAAGAAAACTGGAGCCATGCAACAAAAGCTTTTGCTGAAAGTTAAGACCTCTACTTCTGATGCAACTACTGATCTAAAACAATCAGTTAGCAACTCGGTGCCCTCACTACAATTGGATAAAATGCAGTCCTTTAAAAGTCCTGCACTAGGGAAGAAACAGACTATTCTTACTTCTAGTGATGCCTTATTTTTACCAGGTAGATTGATGCCAGCAAATCCCTCTTTGGCAGGCTCTAATTGTGTACTTCCTGTAGAACCTGTACATTCCACCAAGCCTACAGGGGCATGGTCGCAAAACTGTTCAATTAATTCTAGACAAGCAGTAATTGCTAACAAAGGGAATAGTTATGGTAGTCAAAAGTCCACGTGGAACACCAGAAACAAACTTTCAAAAGTCAAACCTCACTTAAAACAAACTGGTCATAAAAGTTCAGAAGCTGTGGTTTCACAAAGAAACAAGAATTCCAAACGAAAAACTAAGGATGATTTCCAGGAACCCCCTAGAAAGAAAATAATGTTGCACAGGAAGTGCAAAGAAAAGAATCAAACTGAAGTTGTTAGCAAATCAAGTGGCCCTTACAGACCAAGGGCATCAAAGGAAACTGTGAGGACTTTGAAACTACTTCCTTTTAATTCTAAACAACTTGTAAAATGTCCTCGGAGAAATCAGCCAGTTGTAGTACTGAACCATCCTGATGCAGACGTTCCAGAAGTTGTAAATGTAATGAAAACTATTGCTAAATTTAAAGGACATGTTCTTAAGGTGTCATTGTCAAAAAGAACTATTGATGCTCTTCTGGAACCGGCATACTGCAATACTTTGGACATTGCTACTGAGGATCTCTCTCGAAGGAGGCACAGGATGATAAAACCTGTTAGTCCTGTAAAAGAAAGATTTGTGTTAAAATTAACACTGAAAAAGACAAGCAAAAACAATTATCAGATTGTGAAAACTACCTTTGATAATACCTTGAAAGCTAACTTTAGCTGCTGGTTTTGTGGTAGGATATTTGACAATCAAGATAATTGGGTAGGGCACGGACAGAGACATTTGATGGAAGCTACTCGAGACTGGAATTCATTAGTATAA